In Vibrio atlanticus, the following proteins share a genomic window:
- a CDS encoding YajQ family cyclic di-GMP-binding protein, with translation MPSFDIISEVEAVELRNAVDNANRELSTRFDFRGVEASFDYKDESVKLTAQDDFQLKQMRDILRSNLTKRNVDPNAMEAKAADQTGRTWHQTVIFKQGIETDVAKKIVKLIKDNKVKVQASIQGDKVRVTGKKRDDLQAVMALVRSGELGQPFQFDNFRD, from the coding sequence ATGCCATCATTTGACATTATCTCTGAAGTAGAAGCAGTAGAACTGCGTAACGCGGTAGACAACGCAAACCGTGAACTATCGACTCGTTTCGATTTTCGCGGCGTTGAAGCAAGCTTTGATTACAAAGATGAATCTGTAAAATTGACTGCTCAAGACGATTTTCAACTGAAGCAAATGCGCGATATCCTTCGTAGTAACCTAACAAAACGTAATGTTGATCCTAACGCGATGGAAGCGAAAGCAGCAGACCAAACAGGTCGCACTTGGCACCAAACGGTTATCTTTAAGCAAGGTATCGAAACGGATGTTGCTAAGAAGATCGTTAAGCTAATCAAAGACAACAAAGTTAAAGTTCAAGCTTCTATCCAAGGCGACAAAGTTCGTGTAACGGGTAAAAAGCGTGATGACCTACAAGCTGTTATGGCTCTAGTTCGCAGCGGTGAACTTGGTCAACCTTTCCAGTTTGACAACTTCCGCGACTAA
- a CDS encoding precorrin-2 dehydrogenase/sirohydrochlorin ferrochelatase family protein, translating into MRYFPMFLDVENKPILVVGGGEVACRKVDSLLRAGANVTLVSPKVAPYLKELADEDKLRWVQNFYSSQLISKNYLQVWATTDNPNLNHQVHNDAKKMGILVNVVDDLPYCDFITPSMINRGRIQIAISSGGASPVLVRNIREKLETVLPQNIGLIADFGASKRNSIKESFPTVDERRKFWERFLSSSFINQVTDRDQLESYYQQSLTEQVDSEGQVTWIEFEEDVELLSMKALRLMQEAELVLSPIDCPFEFIDLCRRDAERESYVNSGELSTKLEQARAEKLRVCVFIPPASVEFNLLVGKDLKLSAAKVLR; encoded by the coding sequence ATGCGTTATTTCCCAATGTTTTTGGATGTAGAGAATAAGCCAATTCTAGTGGTTGGTGGGGGCGAGGTTGCTTGCCGAAAAGTCGACAGTTTGCTGCGAGCGGGTGCTAATGTAACTTTGGTTTCTCCTAAGGTCGCACCTTACTTAAAAGAGCTAGCCGATGAAGACAAACTTCGTTGGGTTCAAAATTTTTACTCGTCACAGCTTATCTCGAAAAACTACTTACAAGTGTGGGCAACTACAGATAACCCAAACCTAAATCATCAAGTACATAATGATGCAAAAAAAATGGGTATTCTTGTCAATGTGGTCGATGACTTACCCTATTGTGACTTCATCACACCCTCAATGATAAATCGCGGACGAATCCAAATAGCGATCTCAAGTGGGGGAGCATCACCTGTTTTGGTGAGAAATATTAGAGAAAAACTCGAAACTGTATTGCCACAGAACATAGGTTTGATAGCGGACTTCGGTGCATCAAAACGCAATTCAATTAAAGAGTCCTTTCCTACTGTTGATGAACGCCGAAAATTCTGGGAGCGCTTTTTGTCGTCCAGTTTTATTAATCAAGTGACGGATAGGGATCAACTTGAATCGTACTATCAACAGTCGTTGACTGAGCAAGTTGATAGTGAAGGGCAGGTCACTTGGATCGAATTTGAAGAAGATGTTGAGCTACTTTCTATGAAGGCTTTACGTCTGATGCAAGAGGCAGAGCTAGTACTTTCACCAATCGATTGTCCATTCGAATTTATAGACTTATGCCGTCGAGATGCAGAAAGAGAGAGCTATGTTAATAGCGGAGAGCTATCAACCAAGCTTGAGCAAGCCAGAGCTGAGAAATTACGAGTGTGTGTGTTTATTCCACCAGCAAGCGTAGAGTTTAATCTATTGGTAGGTAAAGACCTGAAACTGTCTGCTGCAAAAGTGCTCAGGTGA
- a CDS encoding 3-deoxy-7-phosphoheptulonate synthase, protein MPLKTDELRTQALGPMPTPAELGNAHPITDDVAERIKNSRRQIEDILTGRDNRLLVIVGPCSVHDTDAALDYAERLSQIQDQYKDELFVVMRTYFEKPRTVVGWKGLITDPNLDGSYALETGLNKARKLLLDINKLGLATATEFLDMITGQYIADLITWGAIGARTTESQIHREMASALSCPVGFKNATNGNIKIAIDAIRAAHASHYFYSPDKNGRMTVYRTSGNPYGHVILRGGDKGPNFDAESVDNACKQLAEFDLPQRLVVDFSHANCQKQHRKQLEVAQDICEQIKSNKNQIAGIMAESFIVEGNQPMTDINNLEYGKSITDPCLSWEDTATMLDMLATAIKDRNLA, encoded by the coding sequence ATGCCATTAAAAACTGATGAGTTGAGAACCCAAGCTCTGGGTCCTATGCCAACTCCTGCCGAACTAGGCAATGCACACCCTATTACTGACGACGTTGCTGAGCGCATTAAGAATTCTCGCCGCCAAATCGAAGATATCCTAACGGGTCGTGATAATCGCCTATTAGTTATCGTTGGTCCTTGCTCTGTTCACGATACAGATGCGGCACTTGATTACGCTGAACGTCTAAGCCAGATTCAAGATCAATACAAAGACGAACTGTTCGTTGTAATGAGAACCTACTTCGAGAAGCCTCGTACTGTTGTAGGTTGGAAGGGTTTGATTACCGATCCGAACCTCGATGGTTCATACGCACTTGAAACAGGCTTGAATAAAGCACGTAAGCTATTGCTAGATATCAACAAGCTTGGCCTAGCTACCGCGACTGAATTCCTTGATATGATCACCGGCCAGTACATTGCAGACCTTATCACTTGGGGCGCAATTGGTGCTCGCACGACTGAATCTCAGATTCACCGTGAAATGGCTTCTGCACTGTCTTGCCCAGTTGGCTTCAAAAACGCGACTAACGGCAACATCAAAATTGCCATTGATGCGATTCGTGCTGCGCATGCTTCACACTACTTCTACTCGCCAGATAAGAACGGCCGCATGACGGTTTACCGTACTTCTGGTAACCCATACGGTCACGTAATTCTACGTGGTGGCGATAAAGGCCCTAACTTCGATGCTGAATCTGTAGATAACGCATGTAAGCAACTGGCTGAATTCGATCTACCTCAACGTTTGGTTGTAGACTTTAGCCACGCTAACTGTCAGAAACAGCACCGTAAACAGTTAGAAGTTGCACAAGACATTTGTGAGCAAATCAAATCTAACAAGAATCAAATTGCAGGCATCATGGCGGAAAGCTTCATTGTTGAAGGTAACCAACCAATGACAGATATCAACAACCTAGAATACGGCAAGTCTATTACTGACCCATGCCTAAGCTGGGAAGATACTGCAACAATGCTAGATATGCTTGCAACAGCAATTAAAGATAGAAACTTAGCTTAA